The Calliphora vicina chromosome 3, idCalVici1.1, whole genome shotgun sequence genome contains a region encoding:
- the mRpL17 gene encoding large ribosomal subunit protein bL17m, whose product MNQAEVTKLMSQLRFAVRPKRRNLKNPDGPEGRLMKLRKTVTALVKNERIELYHNRADEARGYVELLISDAIRHGDRHKATMELADYWLLEKQLVHKLFKVLAPRYENSNVSYTRMYKAPRDYPGMYYQKAVLELRGNPYPSLLPDFSQNRNFIHNVLLDEARKDYRREKLADMATKLANESTDAVKEQPKDTKPSVEEKKE is encoded by the exons atgaATCAAGCCGAAGTGACCAAATTAATGTCTCAGCTGCGTTTTGCTGTTAGACCCAAAAGACGTAACTTAAAAAATCCCGATGGTCCGGAGGGTCGCCTAATGAAATTGAGGAAAACAGTGACAGCTCTAGTCAAAAATGAACGCATAGAATTATACCACAATCGTGCCGATGAAGCCAGAGGCTATGTGGAACTG TTAATCTCTGATGCTATACGTCATGGCGATCGCCATAAGGCCACCATGGAATTGGCCGATTATTGGCTGCTGGAAAAACAATTGGTTCATAAATTATTCAAAGTTTTAGCACCACGCTATGAAAACAGCAATGTTTCCTACACACGCATGTATAAGGCACCCCGTGACTATCCCGGCATGTATTATCAAAAAGCCGTGCTGGAATTAAGAGGCAATCCTTATCCTTCTCTTTTGCCCGACTTCTCACAAAATCGTAATTTTATTCACAATGTGCTATTGGATGAGGCTCGTAAGGATTATAGACGTGAGAAATTGGCTGATATGGCAACAAAACTAGCCAATGAGTCAACGGATGCAGTGAAAGAACAGCCGAAAGATACAAAGCCGTCTGTGGAAGAGAAAAAGGAATAG
- the LOC135956004 gene encoding uncharacterized protein LOC135956004 has protein sequence MKCCSRSTLGVVIGILNVLVFTAGVILLLVAFVQVGLPDCVPIVFVLMLVASLIMIVISALLIMGIVKSRHKLMLPWLILSGISFLMEIVVYAYKCYIRFSLAGLIGSLIAIVFSALIIWLIYTLYADIRKNNISKTEQVMNASQIE, from the exons atgaagTGCTGTAGTCGTAGCACACTTGGTGTGGTCATTGGCATCCTAAATGTCCTGGTATTTACAGCTGGTGTTATCCTACTGCTCGTGGCATTTGTGCAAGTTGGATTGCCTG attGCGTACCAATAGTTTTTGTACTAATGCTAGTAGCAAGTTTAATAATGATTGTTATTTCTGCTCTGCTCATAATGGGTATTGTTAAG agtCGTCACAAACTGATGCTTCCCTGGCTGATACTTAGCGGCATTAGTTTCTTAATGGAAATTGTTGTATATGCTTACAAATGTTATATTAGGTTTTCCCTGGCTGGTCTTATTGGAAGTTTAATAGCAATTG ttttttcagcTTTAATAATATGGCTTATTTATACTTTGTATGCAGATATACGCAAGAATAACATTTCAAAGACTGAGCAAGTAATGAACGCCAGCCAAATCGAATAG